One window of Chamaesiphon minutus PCC 6605 genomic DNA carries:
- a CDS encoding PulJ/GspJ family protein, whose product MLDRQKKARHLLLQQLNSGGFTLIELIVALAITTIVISLTGTGLYALMKANQRSQIETTDRLELEQALAFITDEIKMSRQVQANISWPTTPTTAIGNFNPASGSSQIQPILVLIPASSSRLKDPIVYYLADPPNSSVWSGQRVIYRWGPTLLQNGNYSDGDGHDIALISPTATIEYYNEVLVDRISDVAPAQASIACESSYSYSVPSISTRLGFYACIAPDEKSVKLWMYKQKTSSAKSVSIDALVVTRSN is encoded by the coding sequence ATGCTCGATCGACAAAAAAAAGCTCGCCATCTTCTCCTTCAACAATTAAATTCAGGTGGATTTACTTTGATTGAATTAATAGTTGCACTAGCAATAACAACTATAGTCATTAGCTTGACAGGGACTGGATTGTATGCATTGATGAAGGCTAATCAGCGCAGCCAAATCGAAACAACAGATCGTCTAGAACTCGAACAAGCTTTAGCTTTCATAACTGACGAAATTAAAATGTCTCGACAAGTGCAGGCAAATATTTCGTGGCCGACTACACCAACTACAGCGATCGGCAATTTCAATCCCGCATCGGGGAGTAGTCAAATTCAACCGATTTTGGTACTTATTCCAGCCTCAAGTAGCCGTCTCAAAGATCCGATCGTTTATTATCTAGCAGATCCACCCAATAGTAGCGTTTGGAGCGGACAGAGAGTAATTTATCGTTGGGGGCCAACACTATTACAAAATGGTAATTATAGCGATGGCGATGGTCATGATATTGCGCTAATTTCGCCAACCGCGACGATCGAATATTATAATGAGGTTTTAGTCGATCGCATCAGCGATGTCGCTCCAGCTCAAGCTAGTATCGCTTGCGAAAGTAGTTATAGTTATTCAGTTCCTAGTATCAGCACTCGATTGGGATTTTATGCTTGTATTGCCCCTGATGAAAAGTCAGTTAAACTTTGGATGTATAAGCAGAAAACTTCATCTGCAAAAAGTGTCTCGATCGATGCTTTAGTGGTAACTCGTAGTAATTAA
- a CDS encoding M67 family metallopeptidase, with the protein MTLIINAAQIQSIYHHAENIYPEECCGILLGKIDKLTKTVIEVIPTANAWEQSESVVGVASPLENLDRTKTSRYTIPPQAIFQAQKRARDLQLNIIGFFHSHPDCPAIPSICDRDRAWDVYSYPIVSVMQGKVNNSQSWVLDRNGIFQEEEIYQVET; encoded by the coding sequence ATGACACTCATTATTAACGCCGCACAAATTCAAAGCATCTACCACCACGCTGAAAATATTTATCCAGAAGAATGTTGTGGAATTTTATTAGGTAAGATTGATAAGTTAACTAAAACTGTTATAGAAGTTATCCCGACGGCTAATGCTTGGGAACAGTCAGAGTCAGTCGTTGGCGTAGCCTCTCCGTTGGAGAATCTCGATCGAACTAAAACCAGTCGCTATACCATCCCACCCCAAGCTATTTTTCAAGCTCAAAAACGCGCGCGCGACCTCCAACTAAATATTATTGGTTTCTTTCATTCTCACCCAGATTGTCCGGCAATACCTTCGATTTGCGATCGCGATCGCGCCTGGGATGTTTATTCTTATCCGATTGTCTCAGTGATGCAAGGTAAGGTCAATAATTCTCAAAGTTGGGTATTAGATCGTAATGGTATATTTCAGGAAGAAGAAATTTATCAGGTAGAAACATGA
- a CDS encoding YtxH domain-containing protein — protein sequence MADKNRGSFIGGVFVGAAIGAVTGLLVAPRQGRDTRKILTKTVTAVPQMAEDISSSVQLQADKLSAAATDRWHQTLDRLAAAISAGIVASQSIREAATPARSATTNQDDD from the coding sequence ATGGCAGATAAAAATCGCGGTTCATTCATCGGTGGAGTTTTTGTAGGTGCAGCCATTGGTGCTGTCACCGGATTATTGGTAGCTCCCCGTCAAGGACGAGATACACGTAAAATTCTGACTAAAACGGTGACAGCAGTCCCCCAAATGGCTGAAGATATTTCTAGTAGCGTGCAATTGCAAGCCGATAAGTTGTCTGCGGCGGCTACCGATCGGTGGCATCAAACACTCGATCGATTGGCAGCGGCAATTTCTGCTGGCATCGTTGCCAGTCAATCGATCCGCGAAGCTGCCACTCCCGCTCGGAGTGCCACCACTAATCAAGACGATGATTAG